One segment of Allorhodopirellula heiligendammensis DNA contains the following:
- the ilvD gene encoding dihydroxy-acid dehydratase, whose translation MSTAADPKSAPATDTDVLNKYSRHITQPKSQGASQAMLYATGMTSEDMNKPQVGIGSMWYEGNSCNMHLLDLAAEVRKGVVDAGMVGMRFNTIGVSDGISMGTRGMSYSLQSRDLIADSIETIMGAQWYDALIALPGCDKNMPGCLIAMARLNRPAIMVYGGTIKPGSYKNEKLDIVSAFQCYGQYLAGQISEEERSEIVHRSCPGAGACGGMYTANTMATAIEALGMSLPYSASIPAEDEEKTDECHRAGAAILNLLKLDLKPRDIMTREAFEDAMVTLMALGGSTNAVLHLIAMARAVDVPLTIDDFQSVSDRTPFLADLKPSGKFVQEDLHSIGGTPAVMKYLLEKGMIRGGHMTVTGKTLAENLQDVPSLKSGQKIVSMIESPIKKSGHIRILRGSLAPEGAVAKITGKEGLQFSGPARVYDSEEDMLAALERKEIQKGDVVVIRYEGPKGGPGMPEMLTPTSAIVGAGLASDVALLTDGRFSGGSHGFIVGHITPEAQVGGPIGLIQDGDTITIDAETNSLDVDVDSAEMDRRRDAWTAPPLKATRGTLYKYIKSVKSASEGCVTDE comes from the coding sequence ATGAGCACCGCCGCCGATCCGAAGTCCGCACCTGCTACAGACACCGACGTTCTCAACAAATACAGCCGCCATATCACGCAGCCCAAGAGCCAAGGCGCCTCGCAAGCAATGCTGTACGCGACCGGCATGACCTCGGAGGACATGAACAAGCCCCAGGTCGGCATTGGCAGTATGTGGTACGAGGGCAACAGCTGTAATATGCACCTGCTCGACCTGGCTGCGGAAGTTCGCAAGGGCGTTGTCGATGCTGGCATGGTCGGCATGCGATTCAACACGATCGGCGTCAGCGACGGGATCTCGATGGGCACCCGCGGGATGAGCTATTCGCTGCAGAGCCGCGACCTGATCGCCGATTCCATCGAAACGATCATGGGGGCCCAGTGGTATGATGCGCTGATCGCCCTGCCGGGCTGCGACAAAAATATGCCCGGTTGCTTGATCGCGATGGCGCGGCTCAACCGACCTGCGATCATGGTCTACGGCGGCACGATCAAACCGGGCAGCTACAAGAACGAGAAACTCGATATCGTCAGTGCGTTCCAGTGCTACGGACAATACCTCGCGGGCCAGATCAGCGAAGAGGAACGATCCGAAATTGTGCATCGCAGCTGCCCGGGCGCTGGAGCATGCGGTGGCATGTACACCGCCAACACGATGGCCACCGCGATCGAAGCACTCGGCATGTCGCTGCCGTATTCGGCCAGCATCCCGGCAGAAGACGAGGAGAAGACAGACGAATGTCACCGCGCCGGGGCGGCGATTTTGAATCTGCTCAAGCTGGACCTCAAGCCTCGCGACATCATGACCCGCGAAGCATTCGAGGATGCCATGGTGACGCTGATGGCCCTCGGCGGCAGCACCAACGCGGTGCTGCACCTGATCGCGATGGCCCGCGCCGTCGACGTGCCGCTGACCATCGACGATTTCCAATCTGTCAGCGACCGGACACCCTTCCTCGCGGACCTCAAACCGAGTGGCAAGTTCGTCCAGGAAGATTTGCACAGCATCGGTGGCACCCCCGCCGTGATGAAGTACCTGCTCGAAAAGGGCATGATCCGGGGCGGACACATGACCGTCACCGGCAAAACGCTCGCCGAAAATCTCCAGGATGTACCGTCACTGAAATCGGGGCAGAAAATCGTTTCGATGATCGAATCGCCGATCAAAAAGAGCGGTCACATTCGGATCCTTCGCGGCAGCTTGGCACCCGAGGGTGCCGTGGCGAAAATCACCGGCAAGGAAGGCCTGCAGTTCTCAGGGCCAGCCCGTGTCTACGACAGCGAAGAAGACATGCTGGCGGCACTGGAACGCAAGGAAATCCAAAAGGGCGACGTCGTGGTGATCCGGTACGAAGGACCCAAGGGCGGTCCTGGCATGCCGGAGATGCTGACACCAACGAGTGCCATTGTCGGAGCGGGGTTGGCCAGTGATGTGGCGTTGCTGACCGATGGACGGTTCAGTGGCGGTAGTCACGGCTTCATCGTCGGACACATCACCCCCGAAGCTCAAGTGGGCGGACCCATCGGGCTGATCCAAGATGGAGATACCATCACCATCGACGCCGAAACGAACTCTCTCGATGTCGACGTTGAC